A stretch of Bombus huntii isolate Logan2020A chromosome 7, iyBomHunt1.1, whole genome shotgun sequence DNA encodes these proteins:
- the LOC126867967 gene encoding uncharacterized protein LOC126867967 isoform X1 translates to MSYADVLEAARTRIPLSELGTERLEMKKAMTGAIIIQVPGDKDRGKATLLATRLAETLDPTAVRIATPTRMAELRVTGIDISVKKEELRRALASAAGCGSAEVQVGEIGATRGGLGSAWVRCPAAGARKLAQAEKIALGWSTARIRAIPKRPLQCFRCLELGHVRATCVSGEDRGHLCYRCGGSGHRARECPASVPKWPVVAD, encoded by the exons atgtcgtacgccgacgtcctggaagcggcaagaacgaggatcccgttatcggagctcggcacggagcgcctcgagatgaagaaggcgatgacgggcgccattataatacaagtccCCGGAGACAAGGACAGGGGAAAGGCGACGCTACTGGCGACGCGGCTGGCCGAGACGCTGGACCCGACGGCGGTGAGAATCGCCACACCGACCAGGATGGCGGAGCTACGCGTGACCGGGATagacatctcggtcaagaaggaggagctgcgaagagcactggcctcggcggcgggatgcggcagcgcggag gtgcaagtgggcgagatcggcgccaccagaggcggcctcggatcggcatgggtcaggtgtccggcggcaggagcccgcaagctggcccaggcggagaagatagccctgggctggtcaacggcgaggataagggccataccgaagcggccgctgcagtgtttcaggtgcctggaactggggcacgtgcgcgccacttgcgtatccggcgaggaccgagggcacctgtgctacaggtgcggcgggagcggacaccgcgccagagagtgtcccgcttccgttcccaagt ggcccgtcgtcgcagactga
- the LOC126868117 gene encoding uncharacterized protein LOC126868117: MENINDKVYGEGYPSTGAVAGSEVGPAASISRDHGRSRVDRQAPGRVSTTGDETTGERRRITAGGHSEDDRMETAEEPPRKATRRSLRAANRSEYVFLAPATMDDGTSPMAGGSRGRARSDDEESVASIASRSSLASMASRGKRKRTAAATTPVVSEELEVQMRTSSPAEISAGLTMHVSEIMHVATTSSNLKGTYIRSLKNAASYITAAWNEESARRERPARATDDVDARLS; the protein is encoded by the exons atggagaacataaacgacaaagtttacg gggagggataccccagtaccggcgcagtcgcgggtagtgaagtgggccccgctgcgtcgatatctcgcgaccacggccgttcgagggtggaccgccaggcccccggacgcgtttctacgactggcgatgaaacaacgggagagaggaggaggataacGGCAGGAGGACATTCGGAGGACGACAGGATGGAGACCGCGGAGGAGCCTCCGAGGAAGGCGACGAGACGTTCGCTGAGAGCCGCGAACAGGTCCGAGtacgtttttctcgcgccggccacgatggacgacggtacgtcaccgatggcggggggatcgcgggggcgggcgaggtccgacgacgaggagtcggtcgcctcgatcgcctcgcgttcgtcgctggcttcgatggcgtccaggggtaagaggaagagaacggcagccgcgacaacaccggtggtgtccgaggagttggaggtgcagatgaggacgagttctccggcggaaatcagcgcgggcctgacgatgcacgtgtctgaaatcatgcacgtcgcgacgacgtcgtcgaacctgaaggggacctacatcaggtccctgaagaacgcggcgagctATATCACCGCCGCCTGGAACGAGGAATCCGCGAGGAGGGAAAGGCCAGCGCGTGCCACCGACGACGTGGACGCTAGGCT GAGCTGA
- the LOC126867968 gene encoding uncharacterized protein LOC126867968 — MSYADVLEAARTRIPLSELGTERLEMKKAMTGAIIIQVPGDKDRGKATLLATRLAETLDPTAVRIATPTRMAELRVTGIDISVKKEELRRALASAAGCGSAEVQVGEIGATRGGLGSAWVRCPAAGARKLAQAEKIALGWSTARIRAIPKRPLQCFRCLELGHVRATCVSGEDRGHLCYRCGGSGHRARECPASAPKWPVVAD, encoded by the exons atgtcgtacgccgacgtcctggaagcggcaagaacgaggatcccgctatcggagctcggcacggagcgcctcgagatgaagaaggcgatgacgggcgccattataatacaagtccccggagacaaggacaggggaaaggcgacgctactggcgacgcggctggccgagacgctggacccgacggcggtgagaatcgccacaccgaccaggatggcggagctgcgcgtgaccgggattgacatctcggtcaagaaggaggagctgcgaagagcactggcctcggcggcgggatgcggcagcgcggaggtgcaagtgggcgagatcggcgccaccagaggcggcctcggatcggcatgggtcaggtgtccggcggcaggagcccgcaagctggcccaggcggagaagatagccctgggctggtcaacggcgaggataagggccataccgaagcggccgctgcagtgtttcaggtgcctggaactggggcacgtgcgcgccacttgcgtatccggcgaggaccgagggcacctgtgctacaggtgcggcgggagcggacaccgcgccagagagtgtcccgcttccgctcccaagt ggcccgtcgtcgcagactga
- the LOC126867967 gene encoding uncharacterized protein LOC126867967 isoform X3 has protein sequence MSYADVLEAARTRIPLSELGTERLEMKKAMTGAIIIQVPGDKDRGKATLLATRLAETLDPTAVRIATPTRMAELRVTGIDISVKKEELRRALASAAGCGSAEVQVGEIGATRGGLGSAWVRCPAAGARKLAQAEKIALGWSTARIRAIPKRPLQCFRCLELGHVRATCVSGEDRGHLCYRCGGSGHRARECPASAPKWPVVAD, from the exons atgtcgtacgccgacgtcctggaagcggcaagaacgaggatcccgttatcggagctcggcacggagcgcctcgagatgaagaaggcgatgacgggcgccattataatacaagtccCCGGAGACAAGGACAGGGGAAAGGCGACGCTACTGGCGACGCGGCTGGCCGAGACGCTGGACCCGACGGCGGTGAGAATCGCCACACCGACCAGGATGGCGGAGCTACGCGTGACCGGGATagacatctcggtcaagaaggaggagctgcgaagagcactggcctcggcggcgggatgcggcagcgcggaggtgcaggtgggcgagatcggcgccaccagaggcggcctcggatcggcatgggtcaggtgtccggcggcaggagcccgcaagctggcccaggcggagaagatagccctgggctggtcaacggcgaggataagggccataccgaagcggccgctgcagtgtttcaggtgcctggaactggggcacgtgcgcgccacttgcgtatccggcgaggaccgagggcacctgtgctacaggtgcggcgggagcggacaccgcgccagagagtgtcccgcttccgctcccaagt ggcccgtcgtcgcagactga